One Gelria sp. Kuro-4 DNA segment encodes these proteins:
- a CDS encoding DUF2442 domain-containing protein, whose product MSTSVTKSKPVLVISLWFTEDKLCVFLDDGREVAVPLEWFPRLRDASPAERENWRLIGGGIGINWPVLDEDIAVESLLQPETWCLVPARD is encoded by the coding sequence ATGAGTACTTCGGTAACCAAGTCTAAGCCAGTCTTGGTAATAAGCCTTTGGTTCACGGAAGATAAGTTGTGCGTTTTTCTGGATGACGGGCGTGAGGTGGCAGTGCCCTTGGAGTGGTTTCCACGTTTGCGTGATGCCAGTCCAGCGGAAAGGGAAAATTGGCGGCTCATCGGGGGCGGCATTGGTATCAACTGGCCTGTTTTAGATGAGGATATTGCTGTAGAGAGCCTGCTGCAACCGGAGACATGGTGCCTGGTACCAGCGAGAGATTGA
- a CDS encoding type II toxin-antitoxin system HicB family antitoxin, translated as MSKGRTLTVLIEKDEDGYYVATVPALKSCYTQARTLEELYPRIKEAIGLCLEEQDPVPMEFVGVQQIEIGA; from the coding sequence GTGTCTAAAGGCCGTACCCTAACGGTGCTTATCGAAAAAGACGAGGACGGCTACTACGTGGCCACTGTCCCTGCGCTAAAGAGCTGCTACACCCAGGCCAGGACCTTGGAAGAGCTCTACCCGCGGATCAAAGAGGCAATCGGACTCTGTTTGGAAGAGCAAGATCCAGTGCCCATGGAGTTCGTAGGGGTTCAGCAGATTGAGATCGGCGCATAA
- a CDS encoding putative toxin-antitoxin system toxin component, PIN family, whose product MLIVLDTNVLVSGLLRPFSAAGTILRLVVEGRIHVLYDARILAEYREVLRRPKFGFNSDSVEVLLAQIEADGILITAEPVDTKALPDPTDAPFLEIALAARVPLVTGNKRHFPASVTDETPVLNPSELIEKVSHVIDR is encoded by the coding sequence ATGCTGATTGTACTCGACACCAACGTTCTGGTCTCCGGCTTGCTGAGGCCCTTCAGCGCTGCTGGAACCATCCTCCGCTTGGTGGTTGAAGGAAGAATCCACGTACTCTATGACGCACGCATCCTGGCTGAGTACCGGGAAGTGCTTCGGCGCCCAAAGTTCGGGTTCAACTCTGACAGTGTGGAAGTACTCCTAGCTCAAATTGAGGCCGACGGCATCCTAATAACGGCCGAGCCAGTGGATACAAAAGCTCTGCCTGACCCCACCGATGCCCCGTTCCTGGAAATCGCGTTGGCAGCTCGGGTTCCTTTGGTGACCGGGAACAAGAGACACTTTCCGGCTTCTGTAACCGATGAGACACCTGTTCTCAACCCATCCGAGCTAATAGAAAAGGTTTCTCATGTAATTGATCGGTAG
- a CDS encoding type II toxin-antitoxin system Phd/YefM family antitoxin, which produces MKYISIRDLRNRASEVWNDLAKEKDLVLTSNGRPMAILSSIEPDNVDEALAALRRARAVLAVKNLQTQSVAQGTDKLTDDEIKAEIAAVRRSLRKC; this is translated from the coding sequence GTGAAGTACATTAGCATCCGCGATCTCCGGAACCGCGCCAGCGAAGTTTGGAACGATCTGGCAAAAGAAAAGGACCTGGTTCTCACCTCTAATGGTCGTCCAATGGCCATTCTCAGCAGCATAGAGCCAGACAATGTTGATGAAGCTCTGGCCGCTTTGAGGCGGGCACGTGCCGTTTTGGCAGTAAAGAACTTGCAGACGCAGTCCGTTGCGCAAGGCACTGATAAGCTAACCGATGATGAAATCAAAGCAGAAATTGCGGCCGTACGTAGGAGTCTAAGGAAATGCTGA
- a CDS encoding type II toxin-antitoxin system VapC family toxin: MAVYVDTSAFLAVLDSDDLNNAAAKSTWVRLLQQRTTMICNSYVLVETYALIQRRLGMDALRSFSENVSPVLRVEWVSEPLHMQAVSALLTANRRHLSLVDCTSFVTMRYLGLNEAFAFDQHFAEQGFQLVNELP, from the coding sequence GTGGCTGTATATGTAGATACGTCAGCCTTTCTAGCCGTTCTTGACAGTGATGACTTAAATAATGCTGCAGCTAAGTCCACCTGGGTTCGGCTCCTACAACAACGTACAACCATGATTTGTAATAGCTACGTTCTAGTTGAAACCTACGCCCTTATTCAGCGCCGTTTGGGGATGGACGCTTTAAGATCTTTTAGCGAAAACGTCTCTCCTGTGTTACGGGTGGAATGGGTAAGCGAGCCCCTCCACATGCAGGCAGTCAGCGCACTGCTGACGGCAAATCGTCGTCATCTAAGCCTAGTGGATTGTACAAGCTTTGTCACCATGAGATACCTAGGGCTCAACGAAGCGTTTGCTTTTGATCAGCATTTTGCTGAGCAGGGATTTCAACTCGTAAACGAACTTCCGTAA
- a CDS encoding CopG family transcriptional regulator, whose protein sequence is MVRTQIQLDEKQLVALKSRAAQEGVSMAELVRRGVDLVLASANGGDAEERIKRAIAVAGRFSSGVPDLSTNHDRYFTEDEE, encoded by the coding sequence GTGGTCCGTACACAAATACAGTTGGACGAAAAGCAGCTGGTTGCACTTAAGTCAAGAGCCGCTCAAGAAGGGGTTTCCATGGCGGAGCTTGTTCGGCGCGGCGTAGACCTGGTCCTAGCTTCTGCAAACGGTGGCGACGCAGAAGAAAGAATAAAACGTGCCATAGCTGTTGCCGGGCGTTTTAGTTCTGGAGTACCTGACCTTTCCACTAACCACGACCGCTACTTCACGGAGGATGAGGAGTAG
- a CDS encoding type II toxin-antitoxin system VapC family toxin, translating into MRPKYLVDTDWVIFYLRGKEPFVSTLKEYQKDSLAISVVSLAELYEGVYRSDNPISREKGLKDFLAGVEILDVDRHIAWLFGKHRADLRRQGLPLADFDILIGCTALHHKLVLLTNNRRHYERIAGLSMRSLGL; encoded by the coding sequence GTGAGGCCAAAGTACCTGGTGGATACGGACTGGGTGATCTTTTACTTGCGTGGCAAGGAGCCGTTCGTGAGCACCCTTAAAGAATATCAGAAGGACAGTTTGGCAATAAGCGTTGTTTCTTTGGCCGAGCTTTACGAGGGAGTATACCGTTCCGATAACCCCATAAGTAGAGAGAAGGGACTGAAGGATTTTCTTGCTGGAGTAGAGATACTTGATGTTGACAGGCACATCGCCTGGCTTTTTGGCAAACACAGGGCCGACCTAAGAAGGCAGGGCCTACCTCTTGCGGACTTCGACATCCTTATAGGATGTACCGCACTTCATCATAAGTTGGTGCTGTTGACAAATAACCGTCGTCACTATGAGAGGATAGCGGGTCTTTCTATGAGAAGCTTAGGATTGTAG
- a CDS encoding helix-turn-helix domain-containing protein: MTVRYWTCTCPCIIIRVKGVLSLPFRADRLVRLRKEKGLSQEGLARELNVSQSLISYYESGRKQPGYDTLAEMGRLFAVSIDYLMGLTDNPRGTHLNLKNAAGGDEEVSREVRALADIIKDNPGLVQYSREIAQREDLQLMVREARNLKPETVRKLVEVMKLIDDQEQ, from the coding sequence ATGACTGTCAGATATTGGACATGCACCTGCCCCTGCATAATAATAAGGGTGAAAGGGGTGCTATCTTTGCCTTTCCGGGCAGATCGTTTGGTGCGGCTCCGCAAAGAAAAAGGCTTGTCACAAGAAGGCTTAGCCAGGGAGCTCAACGTGAGCCAGAGCCTGATATCTTACTACGAATCCGGCCGCAAGCAGCCGGGCTACGATACTCTCGCGGAGATGGGCAGGCTCTTTGCGGTTTCGATCGACTACCTCATGGGGCTGACAGATAACCCCCGGGGAACACATTTGAACCTGAAGAACGCCGCCGGCGGCGACGAGGAAGTCAGCAGGGAAGTTCGGGCTTTGGCGGACATCATTAAAGACAACCCCGGGTTGGTCCAGTACTCCCGTGAAATCGCGCAACGCGAAGACCTGCAGCTTATGGTCCGCGAGGCGCGCAACCTGAAGCCGGAGACGGTACGCAAGCTGGTTGAAGTTATGAAGCTCATAGACGATCAGGAGCAGTAG